The nucleotide sequence tgtgtatatatatatgtacatatatatatatatatatatatatatatatatatatatatatatatatatgtgtgtgtgtgtgtgtatatatatatatttatatatatatatatgtatatatatatatgtgtgtatatatatatgtatatatatatatatatatatatatatatatatatatatatatgtatgtatagatatgtgtgtgtgtgtatatatatatatatatatatatatatatatatatatatatatatttatatatatatacatatatatatataaatatatatacacacacacacacacacacacacacacacatatatatatatatatatatatatatatatatatatatatatgtgtgtgtgtatagtatacacacacacacaggtatgtgtgtgtgtgtatatatatatatatatatatatatatatatatatacatatatatatatatatgtgtgtgtgtgtgtatatatatatatatatatatatatgtatgtatgtatacacacacacacacacacacacacacacacacacacaaacacacacacacatatatatatatatatatatatatatatgtgtgtgtgtgtgtgtgtgtgtgtgtgtgtgtgtgtgtgtgtgtgtgtgtgtttgtgtgtgtttgtgtgtgtgtatatttatatatatatatatatatatatatatatatatatattataaacacacactcacggaaTTTGTGTCACGATTACTGCTCAACAAACTTCTAATTAAGCTGGCAAAAATAAGCTGAAGAAGTATCTAACCTTGACGCTTAACGGTTTACAGtataattaacattttttttttttttttttttattcatttaaagCTAATATGTCGTTGTCATATTTGCATGTAATTTTGCCATCTCATTTGCATCTCTTAATTAGTGAGTTACATGCCATATGCTCTTGTGGAGAAATGATCATGCTGTCTGTGCACTTCATTTGCGTATCTTTAATATTCCTGATATATTTTCATGGAGAGAATTAATAAGAGGaagggggctgagagagagagagagagagagagagagagagagagagagagagagagagagagagagagagagagagagagagagagagagagagagagagagagagagagagagagagagagagagagagagagagagagagagagagagagagagagagaaagagagtgggggagagagagagagagggggaaggagagagagagagagagagagggggggggggagagagatgggataaaggaaagaaattgggaaaaaacacggacgcacacacacatctatgtatgtaaatacatctaCGCGTTTTCTATGTCTACGTACAGTCAAGTCTGTGTTTCTCAAAGTGTacatctctgtctgtatgtatttgtctgtccaCGTATGCCTGTGTGTTTCTGATACGAGAGTTAATGCTGTTTTCCATTTCCAGGTCGATCGCCAGTATTGTCGGCTCGGTtctcctctctgccttcttcGGAATTGCTCTCTGGATCGCGTTCACAGCGTATCTGAAGGAGATTCAGACTTTAAAAAGGAACGAGTGAGTTCATgggtttttttttaccattgttggCATTTGCGATTATTTGCATTGTAACACACGTGTGAATTATGGTCAttgtttttgattatcattattcattatttttttatgataacattGTTAGTTTTATGGTATTGACACACTTCATATTTTCAGTTTCATCCAAGAGGACTCCATATTCAGCAACTTGGCGAATACGGTGCGACAAGGCATTCAGAAACACGTCGACAAATTCAACCTTCTGCCAAAGCGGAAACACCGACATCCACAGCGCCCTCAATCTCAAGAGTCACAGCAGTTGCACACAGTCTTACACCAGCCTCAACATTTGCAGATACCCCAAGACAACAAAGAACACGATGCCGGTCCAGCTTACACATATTCTCCTCAAAATCCGGGAAGAGTTCGAGATGCTACTGCTATTAGAATCCCTGTTAGCGTTCTGAATACCAGGTTTACCGATCTCAGGAATGAAGAGGACGACGAAGACGGAACAGGTGACCGTATCTGGGGCCCGAGACCTGTTCCTGTTCCCGTCTCGTATTACCGGCCCAAAGAACCTGTTACGGAATTCCAGCCTCCTTACACAGAACCGCCACGAGACTTTGAGGACCAAGACACCCCATTAAGACCTTTTGCGCAGCCTGGGAGGTTTGTGAATCCAAACAGACAGGGACCGCCTTCAGATGGCGTCACTTATTATTTTGAACTTCCGCCATCCAAAAGAATTTCAACGATTGTATCCAGGAAGCCAAGCAAACCCCTACGACCTCAGCCACAGACAGTACACACGAAAGAAGACACCTATTACTTTGAGAATCCCTTTGATTCTTCCCCGGGCGCACCAAGGAGACCTGTCATCCCTGTTAACAAACCCTCGAGTTTTTCCAGACGAACGGGCACCCTGAAACACCTGCCCACCTCTCGCCCGAAGAACGACGTAACATACTACTACGAGCAGCCTCCGTTCACGCTCCTGCACCCCAAACCCAACAACTGGAAGAGCAACGCAGACCATCTTGTCTTCGGGACATCAACCAGCTCTTGGAACCGCAGGAAGGAGAACCAGAGGCCCACGACCTCCTTACCTGGCGTCGAACCTTCTTCCAAGTTTTCTAGCAACCACAAGTTCTTCCCTGCCACTATCACACCGAAGCCGCAACTGATGACCACGACTTCGAGCGAAGCAAAGGAGCACGGCGTCGCGGGGAATAAGACGACGGACTTCGAGATCAACGGCGGCGTTCCCGTGCGCTGGATACCCGAAGAGGCCGAGGAAACGGAGGGAGACGGCAACGCGACGTAATCAAGGCGATGGTTAGGAAGGATTTTATTAAGGAAAGGCGTGATGATACGAGGCTCGAGAGTGATAGATGAACCTCGCACAATCggtgaaaaagggaagggggcaggaaaaCGAAGGTAGTTGCCAATTTAAAAGAGTGTAAATACAATTATCTCATACATTCAAAACCGATTTTTTGTATGCTGTCAGGGATATGAAGTATTTTATTCAGTGAACTAATCCATGTTGTTAGCCATAACCTTTCTCTTGTTAAACGTATGAACACACTATGGgcatcatatttatataagttgATATTCTTTTATGGAGTCTTACACAGGTATTGTTGGGTGCTGATGCAACAGtgcatattcatattgtttgtgtCACTTGCTAGTGATATGTACAGTCATTATATTTTACGGTGGACAATGTTGTTTCAAATTCCCTCTGTTCTAATAAGGCATATTTGAATAACTTATAATAAGTACAAAGACACGCAAGCCTAtccatgatatatacatacacatatacatgcatacacacacccacacacatacagacacacatacacatatttagtgtgacgatattcagatatataaagCAAATATGTTGTCAGGTAATCTAAGAGTTATGTGTCACCTAAAGAACGATATTTCAAATCTTCAGAAGTAGTCTAAAGTTTCAGTCCCACGGATTCATGGGAAGAAGTCATTTGTGGTGGAATATCACACTGCCCTGGTATATCAAGCAGTAAAGTGGCTGACTAATCTAATGTATATGCTCCTCTATTTTCTATGTGTGTCTTAATCTTTACTTTAATCATTACCCCATTAAACACGTACTTGGGgtacagagagatggagatacaTTACCGGTGTTATTGATGTAGTCTTAAATTTTAAAAGATGACGGTTATAGAAGAGCCTAGCGCCAGACATATCATAAACGAGTTTTTCGTATATGCTTCATCGTATCACACATGATAATGCTTTAGGCTGTATCTGCCCCACAATGTTATCTGGATGCTTCGTGCTCAGAACATCAATTGGCCTTAAAACGGTCGTGTTTTagttctatatgtctatatgtgcatTTATCTGAGACCTGGGGAGGCCTGTGTGTGACCTTTTTTGAGCGAATTGTTCTTAAACACTATTTGTTGAGCACCCCTAGAGAAACTACGTTTTCTATGATAATTGCTGGTGcagaaaggaataacaaaaaacatgTCTCTCTTTTAAGCATAACTAATATATCTATGAAAACTAAGTGAAGAAAATACACACCtacatgtttatttacacacacacacacacatgcacgcacgcacgcacacgcacacacacacacacacacacacacacacacacacacacacacacacacacacacacacacacacgcacacacgcacgcacgcacgcacgcacgcacgcacgcacgcacgcacgcacgcacgcacacaaacacacacacatatacacacacacacacacacatacaaaggtcaatttgtagaccttgtgacctcccCATATTTCACTTTCCCTTGTTTGaggaaactatatatatgtatatatatatatatatatatatatatatatatatatataatgctaccaATATAAATGCTGTTATTTCTGTTTTagacattatggttattattgacaCCACCAACGGCAATATAAGTTGCCAGAAAATCTTTTCGAAACTCAAGGAAAGGGTCAACTAGCAATTGGCAAATTgttgacttagtacttgtggaaccatcttTGAGTACACAATAAATTAAGCTCACAGTTTGCATGACATACAGTTAAAGAAATATGCACTGAGCTCACTTTTGTACATTTGACAAGAACTTCGCTGTAAACATAATAGAAATGGTATTTTTATGAATGCGGCGAAAAAAACCAATACATTCGTAATAAAGAGTGTGATtcattttcttcaaataagtAATGACAAAATATGTAGTATTAGTTACCTTTAACTTTGTAGTGGGccatttttcaaatgcgattttcaGGAATTGATTGTTTACCGAAATGGCAAAACCTATGGAGATGGtggcaagtatcaattatagctgcatatttcttgaaaaatTAAAACGCTTCATGCTTTCAATATACATGTATGACAGCAAAATTAAGtgaaaatctttgcaaaatcgccGAGACCTTTTTAAAATGCTTCTTATAgcagctaatcgaactaatgtagtgttatattttttcttttcgccaGAACCAAACGATGATTCAATAAactaaaaacgtgtgtgtgtgtgtgtgtgtgtgtgtgtgtgtgtgtgtgtgtgtgtgtgtgtgtgtgtgtgtgtgtgtgtgtgtgtgtgtgtgtgtgtttgaaaatacTTGGTGACGAGTTATTAAAACAGTATGTATAATACGTTTCGATTATTCTGAATACCCTCTCTGTAATATTTACTTTAGACAGATATATCTCCTATACCTCTTATCACTTCGCTGCCTTGCCTTGGCCCTTCCTAGAAACGATCACATTCGTACAGTATAGTTGCCTTATGCCCAGGGAAGTTACGAAATGGCCCCATGATCAAAACCACTTGGAGGTCCTCTCGTGTCAAAGCAAGGCATGTGGCTCAAACCCGAAAATATGTCGGGGTGAATATTGGCGGTGACTGTGAAGCAGCTAATGCATGAACCTACTAACAGCTAATAGATCATGCTAAGAGTGAATGGGATGTTTTGTCTTTAGATAAAGATTTAATATGAATATGTTATTAGCCAGTTCATTGAACCCGGGGCGTCAGTTGGGGGAAGGGCTATTTGCTTCCCTCAAGGTttggcttcccctccccccaattccatttttttcttttttacttttcttactaAACTACAACAATACAGGTCCGGTTATAACTTCAAAATGCAAACATAttagcatatttttttctaaatatttattcGCTTCACCTTCCTAACTCCCCTTGCCCCCACCCCAAGTAAAAGCTGAAATCAcacggcgcacacacacatgtatatatatatatatatatatatatatatatatatatatatatgtgtgtgtgtgtgtgtgtgtgtgtgtgtgtgtgtgtgtgtgtatttacatatatatacatatatacataaaaatacacacacac is from Penaeus chinensis breed Huanghai No. 1 chromosome 36, ASM1920278v2, whole genome shotgun sequence and encodes:
- the LOC125045092 gene encoding uncharacterized protein LOC125045092; this translates as MKNFLVTVLLCSTLWRSPTLAAAASPAADLGNGVSAPSAADLNFLEVFADDSILAKVLSGDMSLTEAAKKVLAMEEDVEEVLKVAPKALMKVLDENPELWQNSARVVYEAVTKNQVSVPLGNGSIASIVGSVLLSAFFGIALWIAFTAYLKEIQTLKRNDFIQEDSIFSNLANTVRQGIQKHVDKFNLLPKRKHRHPQRPQSQESQQLHTVLHQPQHLQIPQDNKEHDAGPAYTYSPQNPGRVRDATAIRIPVSVLNTRFTDLRNEEDDEDGTGDRIWGPRPVPVPVSYYRPKEPVTEFQPPYTEPPRDFEDQDTPLRPFAQPGRFVNPNRQGPPSDGVTYYFELPPSKRISTIVSRKPSKPLRPQPQTVHTKEDTYYFENPFDSSPGAPRRPVIPVNKPSSFSRRTGTLKHLPTSRPKNDVTYYYEQPPFTLLHPKPNNWKSNADHLVFGTSTSSWNRRKENQRPTTSLPGVEPSSKFSSNHKFFPATITPKPQLMTTTSSEAKEHGVAGNKTTDFEINGGVPVRWIPEEAEETEGDGNAT